The Streptomyces camelliae genome window below encodes:
- a CDS encoding amino acid permease, giving the protein MGYPRKLTRRFQAFDNFAISFTIINILSGIFSSFGFGMGAGGPRILVFGWIGVSIMVLLIGAAMAEVASAYPTSGALYFSAGKLAKRHKGAWSWFTGWLNFVGQIGGTAATGYAAATFIQAFVRLQWPSYQPTTHQTVLITALIIVVQGLANTYTVQLVAVLNRISVWWLLVGLVVIVGALIVMPDHHQSASFVTHFENNTGFTSGLYGGMLGLLVTSWTFTGFDGSFHMSEETVHATVNAPKGITRSIGYSAITGLILMLALVYSIGDYAKVASSDAPPVEILIDGLGLGTAKVMLLIVIGAMLFCGLANLTSNTRQIFAFSRDGAMPGSRWWHSVSTRTRTPVKAVWLAVVCSLALVLPGWWSHTAFTAIVSVNVVGLFLAYAVPIFLRLRLGDAFEPGPWHLGRWGRPVGWLAVIWILLSSVLFMLPQASPITVDSFNYAPIALAVVLLVATVWWFATARRRFQGPVSYGRPDEVAAMDLV; this is encoded by the coding sequence GTATTTTCTCCTCCTTCGGATTCGGTATGGGTGCGGGCGGCCCCCGCATTCTCGTGTTCGGGTGGATCGGCGTCTCGATCATGGTGCTGCTCATCGGCGCGGCCATGGCGGAAGTCGCCTCCGCCTATCCGACGAGCGGCGCCCTGTATTTCTCCGCCGGTAAACTCGCCAAGCGGCACAAGGGCGCCTGGTCCTGGTTCACGGGCTGGCTGAACTTCGTGGGCCAGATCGGCGGCACCGCCGCCACCGGCTACGCGGCCGCCACCTTCATCCAGGCCTTCGTGCGCCTTCAGTGGCCCTCGTACCAGCCGACCACCCATCAGACGGTGCTCATCACCGCGCTGATCATCGTGGTGCAGGGGCTCGCCAACACCTACACCGTCCAGCTCGTCGCCGTACTGAACCGTATTTCCGTGTGGTGGCTGCTGGTCGGACTCGTCGTGATCGTGGGCGCACTCATAGTGATGCCCGATCATCATCAGTCCGCGTCGTTCGTGACGCATTTCGAGAACAACACCGGCTTCACGAGCGGACTTTACGGAGGCATGCTCGGTCTGCTGGTCACCAGCTGGACCTTCACCGGGTTCGACGGCAGCTTCCACATGTCCGAGGAAACGGTTCACGCGACGGTCAACGCGCCCAAGGGGATCACCCGGTCCATCGGCTATTCGGCGATCACCGGTCTGATCCTGATGCTGGCACTGGTCTACAGCATTGGCGACTACGCCAAGGTGGCCTCTTCCGACGCGCCGCCCGTCGAGATCCTCATCGACGGCCTCGGCCTCGGCACCGCCAAGGTGATGCTCCTCATCGTCATCGGCGCGATGCTCTTCTGCGGTCTCGCCAACCTCACCAGCAACACCCGGCAGATCTTCGCCTTCTCCCGGGACGGCGCGATGCCCGGCTCGCGCTGGTGGCACTCGGTCTCGACGCGCACCCGTACGCCCGTGAAGGCGGTGTGGCTCGCGGTGGTGTGCTCACTGGCCCTGGTGCTGCCCGGCTGGTGGTCCCACACGGCGTTCACCGCGATCGTCAGCGTCAACGTCGTCGGTCTCTTCCTCGCCTACGCCGTGCCGATCTTCCTGCGGCTGCGGCTCGGCGACGCGTTCGAGCCGGGCCCGTGGCACCTGGGCCGCTGGGGCCGTCCGGTCGGCTGGCTCGCGGTGATCTGGATCCTCCTCAGCAGCGTCCTGTTCATGCTGCCGCAGGCCTCGCCGATCACCGTCGACTCCTTCAACTACGCGCCGATCGCCCTCGCCGTCGTCCTGCTCGTGGCCACGGTGTGGTGGTTCGCCACGGCCCGCCGCCGCTTCCAGGGACCGGTCAGCTACGGCCGCCCCGACGAGGTGGCGGCGATGGATCTCGTCTGA
- a CDS encoding peptidase C39 family protein, giving the protein MSRAQQPSRRTVLTAAAAGAAAVVACTTTSAAEAAQRTVAETARRTADDPAQARPIDYHAWTTYHEWRLGAAQGVRAVAGARPGVVIGTPAGRTDYTDPHTGTTATWEYAVWTAPVHVLTAPATEVVASWNAHTPAGTWLQVELQGTYSDGTATPWYVMGRWAAGDQDIKRTSVDGQGDGKSAISTDTFAIDDAGTGLRLTSYRLRLTLYREPGTQLTPTVWRLGAMGSDIPDRFTVPASVPGLARELIVPRYSQEIHKGQYPQYDNGGEAWCSPTSSQMIIEYWGGRLTPEQLAWVDPSYADPQVDHAARFTYDYQYEGCGNWPFNAAYAATFDGIQGVVTRLASLTDLETLIGAGIPAMTSQSFLKTELTGAGYGTSGHLMTVIGFTADGDVIANDPASPSDDAVRRVYPRREFENIWLRTKRYNASGKVVSGTGGVCYLYFPAHPTPHQRKALAAVGVC; this is encoded by the coding sequence ATGAGCAGAGCCCAGCAGCCGTCCCGCAGAACCGTCCTCACCGCCGCCGCAGCGGGCGCCGCCGCGGTCGTGGCCTGCACGACGACCTCCGCCGCCGAAGCCGCGCAGCGCACCGTCGCCGAAACCGCGCGGCGCACCGCCGACGACCCCGCGCAGGCCCGCCCGATCGACTACCACGCCTGGACCACGTACCACGAGTGGCGCCTCGGCGCCGCCCAGGGCGTCCGGGCCGTCGCCGGCGCCCGCCCCGGTGTCGTGATCGGCACCCCCGCCGGCCGCACCGACTACACAGACCCGCACACCGGCACGACCGCCACCTGGGAGTACGCCGTCTGGACCGCGCCGGTCCACGTGCTCACCGCCCCCGCCACCGAGGTCGTCGCCTCCTGGAACGCCCACACACCCGCCGGCACCTGGCTCCAGGTCGAACTCCAGGGGACGTACTCCGACGGCACCGCCACCCCCTGGTACGTGATGGGCCGCTGGGCGGCCGGCGACCAGGACATCAAGCGGACCTCGGTGGACGGCCAGGGCGACGGAAAGAGCGCCATCTCGACCGACACCTTCGCCATCGACGACGCCGGCACCGGTCTGCGCCTGACGTCGTACCGGCTGCGCCTGACCCTCTACCGCGAGCCCGGCACCCAGCTGACCCCCACCGTCTGGCGGCTCGGCGCCATGGGCTCCGACATCCCCGACCGGTTCACCGTCCCCGCCTCCGTCCCCGGCCTCGCCCGGGAGCTGATCGTCCCGCGCTACTCGCAGGAGATCCACAAGGGCCAGTACCCGCAGTACGACAACGGCGGCGAGGCCTGGTGCAGCCCCACCTCCTCGCAGATGATCATCGAGTACTGGGGCGGCCGGCTCACCCCCGAGCAGCTCGCCTGGGTCGACCCCTCCTACGCCGACCCGCAGGTCGACCACGCGGCCCGCTTCACCTACGACTACCAGTACGAGGGCTGCGGCAACTGGCCGTTCAACGCGGCCTACGCGGCCACCTTCGACGGCATCCAGGGCGTGGTCACCCGGCTCGCCTCGCTCACCGACCTGGAGACGCTGATCGGGGCCGGTATCCCGGCCATGACGTCCCAGTCGTTCCTGAAGACCGAGCTGACCGGCGCCGGCTACGGCACCTCCGGCCATCTGATGACCGTCATCGGCTTCACCGCGGACGGCGACGTCATCGCCAACGACCCGGCCTCGCCGAGCGACGACGCCGTACGACGGGTCTATCCGCGGCGGGAGTTCGAGAACATCTGGCTGAGGACCAAGCGGTACAACGCCTCCGGCAAGGTCGTCTCCGGCACCGGGGGAGTCTGCTACCTCTACTTCCCGGCCCACCCGACCCCGCACCAGCGCAAGGCGCTCGCGGCGGTGGGGGTGTGCTGA
- a CDS encoding SCO1431 family membrane protein, producing the protein MTAHPATATRARTGGPKEDGPKIFEHVMGWVLVAVVAMFVTQLGLL; encoded by the coding sequence ATGACCGCACACCCGGCCACCGCCACCCGCGCCCGCACCGGCGGCCCCAAGGAAGACGGCCCGAAGATCTTCGAGCACGTCATGGGCTGGGTCCTCGTCGCAGTGGTCGCGATGTTCGTGACCCAACTCGGACTGCTCTGA
- a CDS encoding TetR/AcrR family transcriptional regulator, giving the protein MPHQRAAVRPRVRGTERSVARRAELISIGRKLFADTSYDALSMDDIARQAQVAKGLIYYYFQSKRGYYLAIIEDSVADLVTFAASGLELAAVDRVHRTVDSYLRYAEHHQAAYRTIVSGGVGFDAEVHAIREGVREAIVATIAEGAYGRRDISPLARMSLLSWVCSVEGATLDWIDRPVLSRDTMRELLVKTLGGALRAVEELDPAYPAPQPARRTT; this is encoded by the coding sequence ATGCCGCACCAGCGTGCCGCCGTCCGTCCCCGGGTGCGCGGCACCGAGCGCTCGGTCGCGCGTCGCGCCGAACTCATCTCCATCGGGCGGAAGTTGTTCGCCGACACGTCCTACGACGCGCTGTCCATGGACGACATCGCCCGCCAGGCCCAGGTCGCCAAGGGGCTGATCTACTACTACTTCCAGTCCAAGCGCGGCTACTACCTGGCGATCATCGAGGACTCCGTCGCCGACCTGGTCACCTTCGCCGCGAGCGGGCTCGAACTGGCCGCCGTCGACCGCGTGCACCGCACCGTCGACAGCTATCTGCGCTACGCCGAGCACCACCAGGCGGCCTACCGCACCATCGTCAGCGGCGGCGTCGGCTTCGACGCCGAGGTGCACGCCATCCGGGAGGGCGTGCGCGAGGCGATCGTCGCCACCATCGCCGAGGGCGCCTACGGCCGCCGGGACATCTCCCCGCTGGCCCGGATGAGCCTGCTCTCCTGGGTGTGCAGCGTCGAGGGCGCGACCCTGGACTGGATCGACCGCCCCGTGCTGTCCCGCGACACCATGCGCGAACTGCTGGTGAAGACGCTCGGCGGTGCCCTGCGGGCCGTCGAGGAACTGGACCCGGCCTACCCGGCCCCGCAGCCGGCCCGCCGCACCACCTGA
- a CDS encoding acyl-CoA dehydrogenase family protein: MSDRDPQPVERQLPTEEARDLLALVREIAQREIAPKAAEEEDAGRFPREVFTLLSESGLLGLPYDSEYGGGDQPYEVYLQVLEELAMARLTVGLGVSVHTLASYALATYGTKQQQVEHLPAMLGGGLLGAYCLSEPSSGSDAASLRTKAVRDGDQWVINGTKAWITHGGIADFYTVMARTGEEGPRGITAFLVPGDAPGLSGAVPEKKMGMKGSPTAQVHLDGVRVGDDRRIGEEGQGFFIALSALDSGRLGIAACAIGLAQAALDEAVRYATERRQFGRPIADFQGLRFMIADMATQIEAGRTLYLAAARLRDAGKPFAKQAAMAKLHCTDTAMKVTTDAVQILGGYGYTADFPAERYMREAKVLQIVEGTNQIQRMVIARHVAGPEGR, from the coding sequence ATGTCCGACCGCGACCCGCAGCCGGTGGAGCGTCAACTGCCCACGGAAGAGGCGAGGGATCTGCTCGCGCTCGTCCGTGAGATCGCCCAGCGTGAGATCGCGCCGAAGGCCGCCGAGGAGGAGGACGCCGGACGCTTCCCGCGCGAGGTCTTCACCCTGCTCTCCGAGTCCGGCCTGCTCGGCCTCCCCTACGACTCCGAGTACGGCGGCGGCGACCAGCCCTACGAGGTCTACCTCCAGGTCCTGGAGGAGCTGGCCATGGCCCGGCTCACCGTGGGCCTCGGCGTCAGCGTCCACACGCTCGCCTCCTACGCGCTCGCCACCTACGGCACCAAGCAGCAGCAGGTCGAGCACCTGCCCGCGATGCTCGGCGGCGGCCTGCTGGGCGCCTACTGCCTCTCCGAGCCGTCCTCCGGCTCCGACGCGGCCTCGCTGCGCACCAAGGCGGTGCGGGACGGCGACCAGTGGGTGATCAACGGCACCAAGGCCTGGATCACGCACGGCGGCATCGCCGACTTCTACACCGTGATGGCCCGCACCGGCGAGGAGGGTCCGCGCGGCATCACCGCCTTCCTGGTCCCCGGCGACGCCCCCGGCCTGAGCGGGGCCGTGCCCGAGAAGAAGATGGGCATGAAGGGCTCGCCCACCGCACAGGTCCACCTCGACGGCGTCCGCGTCGGCGACGACCGGCGGATCGGCGAGGAGGGCCAGGGCTTCTTCATCGCCCTGTCCGCGCTCGACTCGGGCCGGCTCGGCATCGCCGCCTGCGCGATCGGCCTCGCCCAGGCCGCCCTGGACGAGGCGGTCCGCTACGCCACCGAGCGTCGGCAGTTCGGCCGGCCCATCGCCGACTTCCAGGGCCTGCGTTTCATGATCGCCGACATGGCCACCCAGATCGAGGCCGGCCGCACGCTCTACCTCGCGGCGGCCCGGCTGCGCGACGCCGGCAAGCCCTTCGCCAAGCAGGCCGCCATGGCCAAGCTGCACTGCACCGACACGGCCATGAAGGTCACCACGGACGCCGTGCAGATACTCGGCGGCTACGGCTACACCGCGGACTTCCCGGCCGAACGCTATATGCGCGAGGCGAAGGTCCTGCAGATCGTCGAGGGCACCAACCAGATCCAGCGGATGGTCATCGCCCGTCACGTGGCGGGACCAGAGGGTCGCTGA
- a CDS encoding Lrp/AsnC family transcriptional regulator: MEELDRQIVQLLVTDGRMSYTDLGKATGLSTSAVHQRVRRLEQRGVIRGYAAVVDPEAVGLPLTAFISVKPFDPSAPDDIADRLAGVPEIEACHSVAGDENYILKVRVATPHELEELLARLRSLAGVSTRTTVVLSTPYEARPPKV; this comes from the coding sequence ATGGAGGAGCTGGACCGACAGATCGTGCAGCTGCTCGTCACGGACGGGCGGATGAGCTACACAGACCTGGGCAAGGCCACGGGCCTGTCCACGTCGGCCGTGCACCAGCGGGTGCGGCGGCTGGAACAGCGTGGCGTCATCCGTGGCTATGCCGCGGTGGTCGACCCGGAGGCCGTCGGACTGCCGCTCACCGCCTTCATCTCGGTGAAACCGTTCGACCCCAGCGCCCCCGACGACATCGCGGACCGCCTCGCCGGCGTCCCCGAGATCGAGGCCTGCCACAGCGTCGCCGGCGACGAGAACTACATCCTCAAAGTCCGCGTGGCGACCCCGCACGAACTGGAGGAACTCCTGGCCAGGCTGCGCAGCCTCGCGGGTGTGTCGACCCGGACGACGGTGGTGCTCTCGACGCCGTACGAGGCGCGCCCGCCGAAGGTCTGA
- a CDS encoding amidohydrolase — translation MSERTAEPPKTVLLRRGEVHSPADPFATAMVVEAGQVAWVGSEGAADAFADGVDEVIDLDGALVTPAFTDAHVHTTATGLALTGLDLSTAPSLDAALALVRAFAAARPDDRVLLGHGWDAARWPGGRPPTRAELDEATGGRPLYLSRIDVHSAVVSTALLDLVPGDIPRTDAPLTKDDHHAVRQAALGAITPAQRAEAQRTALAHAASLGIGSVHECGGPHISSEDDFTGLLKLAAEELGPRVAGYWAEQNVERARDLGAVGAAGDLFADGALGSHTACLHEPYADAAHTGTAYLDAEAVAAHVVVCTEAGLQAGFHAIGDAAVTAVVDGVRAAAEKLGLARIRGARHRVEHAEMLTPETVAGFAELGLIASVQPAFDALWGGEDGMYARRLGAERARSLNPFAALLRAGVPLAFGSDSPVTPLDPWGTVRAAAFHHTPEHRVSVRAAFTAHTRGGWRAVGRDDAGVLVPGAPADYAVWRTDELIVQAPDDRVARWSTDPRSGTPGLPDLTPGHDLPVCLRTVVGGRTVFVRPGE, via the coding sequence ATGAGTGAGCGCACCGCCGAGCCCCCCAAGACCGTCCTCCTGCGCCGCGGCGAGGTGCACAGTCCCGCTGACCCGTTCGCGACCGCGATGGTCGTGGAGGCCGGCCAGGTCGCCTGGGTCGGCTCCGAGGGTGCGGCCGACGCCTTCGCCGACGGCGTGGACGAGGTGATCGACCTCGACGGTGCTCTCGTCACCCCGGCCTTCACCGACGCACATGTGCACACCACCGCCACCGGCCTCGCCCTGACCGGCCTCGACCTCTCCACGGCCCCCTCGCTGGACGCGGCCCTCGCCCTGGTCCGCGCGTTCGCCGCCGCCCGCCCGGACGACCGCGTCCTGCTGGGCCACGGCTGGGACGCCGCCCGCTGGCCCGGCGGCCGTCCGCCGACGCGCGCCGAGCTCGACGAGGCCACCGGCGGCCGGCCGCTCTACCTCTCCCGCATCGATGTCCACTCGGCGGTCGTCAGCACCGCCCTGCTGGACCTCGTCCCCGGCGACATCCCGCGCACGGACGCCCCGCTCACCAAGGACGACCACCACGCCGTACGCCAGGCCGCGCTCGGCGCCATCACCCCGGCCCAGCGCGCCGAGGCCCAGCGCACCGCCCTGGCCCACGCGGCCTCTCTCGGCATCGGCTCGGTGCACGAGTGCGGCGGCCCGCACATCTCCTCCGAGGACGACTTCACCGGCCTGCTGAAGCTGGCCGCCGAGGAGCTCGGCCCCCGGGTGGCCGGCTACTGGGCCGAACAGAACGTGGAGCGGGCACGGGACCTCGGCGCCGTGGGCGCAGCGGGTGACCTGTTCGCCGACGGCGCTCTCGGCTCGCACACCGCCTGTCTGCACGAGCCGTACGCCGACGCCGCCCACACCGGCACCGCCTACCTGGACGCCGAGGCCGTCGCCGCCCATGTCGTCGTCTGCACCGAGGCGGGGCTCCAGGCCGGCTTCCACGCCATCGGCGACGCCGCCGTCACCGCCGTCGTGGACGGCGTGCGGGCCGCCGCCGAGAAGCTCGGCCTCGCGCGGATCCGCGGCGCCCGCCACCGCGTCGAGCACGCCGAGATGCTCACCCCTGAGACCGTCGCCGGCTTCGCCGAACTGGGCCTGATCGCCTCCGTGCAGCCCGCCTTCGACGCCCTGTGGGGCGGCGAGGACGGCATGTACGCCCGCCGGCTGGGCGCCGAGCGGGCCCGCTCCCTGAACCCCTTCGCGGCCCTGCTGCGAGCCGGTGTGCCGCTCGCCTTCGGCTCCGACAGCCCGGTCACCCCGCTCGACCCGTGGGGCACCGTGCGCGCCGCCGCGTTCCATCACACGCCTGAGCACCGGGTCTCCGTGCGCGCGGCGTTCACGGCACACACGCGGGGCGGCTGGCGGGCGGTGGGCCGCGACGACGCGGGGGTCCTGGTGCCGGGCGCCCCCGCCGACTACGCCGTCTGGCGCACCGACGAGCTGATCGTCCAGGCGCCCGACGACCGGGTGGCCCGCTGGTCCACCGACCCGCGCTCCGGCACCCCCGGCCTCCCCGATCTCACCCCGGGCCACGACCTGCCGGTCTGCCTGCGCACGGTGGTGGGCGGACGGACGGTGTTCGTACGGCCGGGCGAGTGA
- a CDS encoding polyprenol monophosphomannose synthase: MNDGDGTLEAKAQGRQFGPLGTALVIIPTYNEAENIKTIVGRVRKAVPDAHVLIADDNSPDGTGKLADELAADDANVQVMHRKGKEGLGAAYLAGFRWGLERDYGVLVEMDADGSHQPEELPRLLTALKNADLVLGSRWVPGGRVVNWPKSREFISRGGSFYSRFALDLPLRDITGGYRAFRRETLEGLGLDEVASQGYCFQVDLARRAVKAGFTVVEVPITFVERELGDSKMSKDILVEALWRVTAWGAKDRVAKLKGKGKRA; encoded by the coding sequence GTGAACGACGGCGACGGGACCCTTGAGGCCAAGGCCCAGGGAAGGCAGTTCGGCCCGCTCGGCACGGCCTTGGTGATCATCCCGACCTATAACGAGGCGGAGAACATCAAGACCATCGTGGGCCGGGTACGCAAGGCCGTCCCTGATGCGCACGTGCTGATCGCGGACGACAACAGCCCCGACGGCACGGGCAAGCTCGCCGACGAGCTGGCCGCCGACGATGCCAACGTCCAGGTGATGCACCGCAAGGGCAAGGAAGGCCTCGGCGCCGCCTACCTCGCGGGCTTCCGCTGGGGTCTGGAGCGTGACTACGGCGTGCTGGTCGAGATGGACGCGGACGGCTCCCACCAGCCGGAGGAGCTGCCCCGCCTGCTCACCGCCCTCAAGAACGCCGACCTGGTGCTCGGCTCCCGCTGGGTGCCCGGCGGCCGGGTCGTCAACTGGCCCAAGTCCCGCGAGTTCATCTCCCGCGGCGGCAGCTTCTACTCCCGCTTCGCGCTCGATCTGCCGCTGCGCGACATCACCGGCGGCTACCGGGCCTTCCGGCGCGAGACGCTTGAGGGCCTGGGCCTGGACGAGGTCGCCTCGCAGGGCTACTGCTTCCAGGTCGACCTGGCGCGCCGCGCGGTCAAGGCCGGCTTCACCGTGGTCGAGGTCCCGATCACGTTCGTCGAGCGCGAACTCGGCGACTCCAAGATGAGCAAGGACATCCTCGTCGAGGCCCTGTGGCGGGTCACCGCCTGGGGCGCCAAGGACCGCGTCGCCAAGCTCAAGGGCAAGGGCAAGCGGGCCTAG
- the fxsA gene encoding FxsA family membrane protein has product MTTGAPLHPPTTRPRRSRLRRYLPLGVAAWLVLEIWLLTLVAGVIGGLGVFLLLVTGFMAGSVVIKRAGRRAFRSLNEALQRGGSPARGEGNGLMMLGGLLLMIPGLVSDAAGLLLLLPPVQKAVSRFTENALDKRLRTAAPGSLGDAFQQVRIHRPDGKVVQGEVIREDRPEPGEQYPPLTR; this is encoded by the coding sequence ATGACGACTGGCGCTCCCCTCCATCCGCCCACCACCCGGCCCCGGCGCTCCCGGCTGCGCAGGTATCTGCCGCTGGGGGTGGCCGCGTGGCTGGTGCTGGAGATCTGGCTGCTGACCCTGGTCGCGGGCGTGATCGGCGGTCTGGGCGTGTTCCTGCTGCTCGTCACGGGTTTCATGGCCGGCTCCGTGGTCATCAAGCGGGCCGGCCGCCGCGCGTTCCGGAGTCTCAACGAGGCCTTGCAGCGCGGCGGTTCCCCGGCGCGCGGCGAGGGCAACGGCCTGATGATGCTCGGCGGCCTGCTGCTGATGATCCCGGGCCTGGTCTCCGATGCGGCGGGCCTCCTGCTGCTCCTGCCCCCGGTCCAGAAGGCCGTGAGCCGCTTCACCGAGAACGCCCTCGACAAACGGCTGCGCACGGCGGCCCCGGGCAGCCTCGGCGACGCCTTCCAGCAGGTCCGCATCCACCGCCCCGACGGCAAGGTGGTGCAGGGCGAGGTCATCCGCGAGGACCGGCCGGAGCCCGGGGAGCAGTACCCTCCGCTGACGCGCTGA
- a CDS encoding RNA polymerase-binding protein RbpA, translating to MSERALRGTRLVVTSYETDRGIDLAPRQAVEYACEKGHRFEMPFSVEAEIPPEWECKVCGAQALLVDGDGPEEKKAKPARTHWDMLMERRTREELEEVLEERLAVLRSGAMNIAVHPRDSRKSA from the coding sequence ATGAGTGAGCGAGCTCTTCGCGGTACGCGCCTCGTGGTGACCAGCTACGAGACGGACCGCGGTATCGACCTGGCCCCGCGCCAGGCCGTGGAGTACGCATGTGAGAAGGGGCACCGTTTTGAGATGCCCTTCTCGGTCGAGGCGGAGATCCCGCCGGAGTGGGAGTGCAAGGTCTGCGGGGCCCAGGCACTCCTCGTCGATGGCGACGGCCCTGAAGAGAAGAAGGCCAAGCCCGCGCGTACCCACTGGGACATGCTGATGGAGCGGCGCACCCGTGAGGAGCTCGAAGAGGTCCTTGAGGAGCGTCTGGCGGTTCTGCGCTCGGGGGCGATGAACATCGCCGTTCACCCCCGGGACAGCCGTAAGTCCGCATAG
- a CDS encoding MFS transporter, whose protein sequence is MGIDTVRTGTADETAALRREQRGWYVYDWACSVYSTSVLTVFLGPYLTAVAERAADSDGYVHPLGVPVRAGSFFAYSVSLSVILAVVLMPLVGSAADRAGRKKPLLAAAAYTGAAATTGMFFLDGDRYLLGGVLLVVANAAQSVGMMLYNSYLPQIAPPEERDAISSRGWAFGYAAGSSVLVANLVLYSAHGSFGLTETAAVRICLAAAGLWWGAFTLVPLRRLRDRHARVERAPAAPGLRQLAATVADMRRRPLTLAFLLAYLIYNDGIQTVISQASIYGSQELGLGQSTLIAAVLLVQVLAVAGALAMGRLARTYGAQRTILGSLVAWTLTLAAGYFLPAKAPVWFFVLASGIGLVLGGSQALSRSLFSHLVPPGKEAEYFSAYELSDRGMSWLGPLLFGVTYQLTGSYRSAIISLVAFFVIGFALLARVPVRRAIAEAGNPVPEKI, encoded by the coding sequence GTGGGAATCGACACCGTGCGCACGGGGACGGCGGACGAGACCGCCGCCCTCAGGCGCGAGCAGCGCGGCTGGTACGTCTACGACTGGGCCTGCTCGGTCTATTCGACCAGCGTGCTCACCGTCTTTCTGGGGCCCTACCTCACGGCGGTCGCCGAGCGGGCCGCGGACTCGGACGGCTACGTGCATCCGCTGGGCGTCCCGGTCCGGGCGGGCTCCTTCTTCGCCTACTCGGTCTCCCTCTCGGTGATCCTCGCCGTCGTGCTGATGCCGCTCGTGGGCAGCGCGGCCGACCGTGCGGGCCGTAAGAAACCCCTGCTCGCGGCGGCGGCGTACACCGGGGCGGCCGCGACCACGGGCATGTTCTTCCTCGACGGCGACCGGTATCTGCTCGGCGGGGTGCTCCTCGTCGTGGCCAACGCGGCGCAGTCCGTCGGGATGATGCTCTACAACTCCTACCTGCCGCAGATCGCCCCGCCCGAGGAGCGTGACGCGATCTCCTCGCGGGGCTGGGCCTTCGGCTACGCGGCGGGCTCCTCGGTCCTGGTCGCCAATCTGGTGCTGTACTCGGCGCACGGCTCCTTCGGCCTGACCGAGACGGCCGCCGTGCGCATCTGTCTGGCCGCGGCGGGCCTGTGGTGGGGCGCGTTCACGCTCGTACCGCTGCGCAGGCTGCGCGACCGGCACGCGCGCGTGGAGCGCGCCCCCGCGGCACCCGGGCTGCGTCAGCTCGCGGCCACGGTCGCGGACATGCGCCGGCGTCCGCTGACGCTGGCGTTCCTGCTGGCGTACCTGATCTACAACGACGGCATCCAGACGGTGATCTCCCAGGCGTCGATCTACGGCTCCCAGGAGCTGGGGCTCGGGCAGTCGACGCTCATCGCGGCGGTGCTGCTGGTGCAGGTGCTGGCCGTGGCCGGGGCGCTGGCGATGGGCCGGCTGGCGCGGACGTACGGCGCGCAGCGCACGATCCTGGGCTCGCTGGTGGCCTGGACGCTCACGCTGGCCGCCGGCTACTTCCTGCCCGCGAAGGCACCGGTGTGGTTCTTCGTGCTGGCCTCCGGGATCGGTCTGGTCCTCGGCGGCAGCCAGGCACTGTCCCGGTCGCTGTTCTCCCATCTCGTGCCGCCCGGCAAGGAGGCCGAGTACTTCTCGGCGTACGAGCTGAGCGACCGCGGGATGAGCTGGCTCGGGCCGCTGCTGTTCGGCGTGACCTATCAGCTGACCGGAAGCTACCGCTCGGCGATCATCTCGCTGGTGGCCTTCTTCGTGATCGGTTTCGCCCTGCTCGCCCGGGTTCCGGTGCGGCGGGCGATCGCGGAGGCCGGCAACCCTGTCCCGGAGAAGATCTAG